In a single window of the Chionomys nivalis chromosome 11, mChiNiv1.1, whole genome shotgun sequence genome:
- the Rgs3 gene encoding regulator of G-protein signaling 3 isoform X10, translating into MKNKLAIFRRRNESPGAQPVGKTDKTTKSFKPTSEEALKWSESLEKLLLHKYGLEVFQAFLRTEFSEENLEFWLACEDFKKVKSQSKMAAKAKKIFAEFIAIQACKEVNLDSYTREHTKDNLQSVTRGCFDLAQKRIFGLMEKDSYPRFLRSDLYLDLINQKKMSPPL; encoded by the exons ATGAAGAATAAGCTGGCTATCTTCAGGAGGCGGAATGAATCTCCGGGGGCCCAGCCAGTCGGCAAGACAGACAAGACAACGAAGTCCTTCAA GCCTACCTCGGAGGAAGCCCTCAAATGGAGCGAGTCCCTGGAGAAACTGCTGCTTCACAAAT ATGGCTTAGAAGTGTTCCAGGCCTTCCTTCGCACTGAGTTCAGTGAGGAGAACCTGGAGTTCTGGCTAGCTTGCGAGGACTTCAAGAAGGTCAAATCACAGTCCAAGATGGCAGCCAAAGCCAAGAAGATCTTTGCCGAATTCATTGCGATCCAGGCTTGCAAGGAG GTAAACCTGGACTCATACACACGGGAACACACCAAGGACAACTTGCAGAGTGTCACCCGAGGTTGCTTTGACCTGGCGCAAAAACGCATCTTTGGGCTCATGGAAAAGGACTCATACCCTCGCTTCCTCCGCTCTGACCTCTACCTGGATCTCATTAACCAGAAGAAGATGAGTCCCCCACTCTAG
- the Rgs3 gene encoding regulator of G-protein signaling 3 isoform X9, which translates to MLRGMYLTRNGNLQRRHTMKEAKDMKNKLAIFRRRNESPGAQPVGKTDKTTKSFKPTSEEALKWSESLEKLLLHKYGLEVFQAFLRTEFSEENLEFWLACEDFKKVKSQSKMAAKAKKIFAEFIAIQACKEVNLDSYTREHTKDNLQSVTRGCFDLAQKRIFGLMEKDSYPRFLRSDLYLDLINQKKMSPPL; encoded by the exons ATGCTCCGAGGCATGTACCTCACGCGCAATGGGAACCTACAGAGGCGGCATACCATGAAGGA AGCCAAGGACATGAAGAATAAGCTGGCTATCTTCAGGAGGCGGAATGAATCTCCGGGGGCCCAGCCAGTCGGCAAGACAGACAAGACAACGAAGTCCTTCAA GCCTACCTCGGAGGAAGCCCTCAAATGGAGCGAGTCCCTGGAGAAACTGCTGCTTCACAAAT ATGGCTTAGAAGTGTTCCAGGCCTTCCTTCGCACTGAGTTCAGTGAGGAGAACCTGGAGTTCTGGCTAGCTTGCGAGGACTTCAAGAAGGTCAAATCACAGTCCAAGATGGCAGCCAAAGCCAAGAAGATCTTTGCCGAATTCATTGCGATCCAGGCTTGCAAGGAG GTAAACCTGGACTCATACACACGGGAACACACCAAGGACAACTTGCAGAGTGTCACCCGAGGTTGCTTTGACCTGGCGCAAAAACGCATCTTTGGGCTCATGGAAAAGGACTCATACCCTCGCTTCCTCCGCTCTGACCTCTACCTGGATCTCATTAACCAGAAGAAGATGAGTCCCCCACTCTAG